A portion of the Cydia strobilella chromosome 5, ilCydStro3.1, whole genome shotgun sequence genome contains these proteins:
- the LOC134741535 gene encoding elongator complex protein 4, which produces MASFYKAVESRTSINGTKLKNNVPYVSSGIPSLDHVIGGGLPTGAIFVVEEDVLGNYSRVLSKYFLSEGVVCKHDLFIASADEDPREFVKELPQPCAAPPVDEVSIAASDVNKMKIAWRYEGLKEVESSFGDKTNFGHHFDLSRHLDAETIKNSNITYWNIKNSGAGVRGFKNDIYFKLLTNIREVLSRDTYKVSSKENSNILRINIQSLGSPPWTCLDCEEEEDSHMFGQDLLKFVYCLRVLLRGTTAVAFITIPAHLFDNESLSKRLLYSLDNAVRIESFAGSSKETNPVYKDYQGLFHLTKLSTVHSITPFVPPSLDLAFKLRRKKFNIEKLHLPPELEETSEREQDDITANPQIACGGFKKKDIEF; this is translated from the exons AtggctagtttttacaaagCAGTCGAATCCCGAACCAGTATAAATGgaacaaagttaaaaaataatgtaccaTATGTATCTTCCGGAATTCCATCTCTGGACCAtgttatag gtggTGGTTTACCAACCGGAGCAATTTTTGTTGTTG AGGAAGATGTCCTAGGTAATTACAGTAGAGTCCTGAGCAAGTATTTCTTATCTGAAGGTGTTGTATGCAAACATGATCTATTTATTGCATCTGCAGATGAAGACCCCCGAGAATTT GTAAAGGAATTGCCACAGCCATGTGCAGCTCCTCCTGTGGATGAAGTAAGTATAGCAGCAAGTGATGTCAATAAAATGAAGATAGCCTGGAGGTATGAGGGCCTCAAAGAGGTTGAATCATCTTTTGGTGACAAAACTAACTTTGGGCATCACTTTGATCTGAGTCGACACCTGGATGCTGAAACTATTAAGAATAGTAATATAACTTATTGGAATATCAAGAACAGTGGTGCTGGCGTAAGAG GGTTCAAGAATGATATTTACTTCAAACTACTAACCAATATAAGAGAGGTTTTATCAAGAGACACATACAAAGTATCAAGCAAAGAGAACAGCAATATTTTAAGAATCAACATTCAGTCTCTGGGTTCGCCTCCATGGACGTGTCTGGATTGTGAAGAGGAGGAAGATTCACATATGTTTGGGCAGGATCTCCTAAAGTTTGTCTACTGCCTCAGAGTGCTGCTTAGAGGTACTACTGCTGTTGCCTTCATCACTATTCCAGCACATCTGTTTGAT AATGAATCTCTATCAAAAAGGCTGCTCTATTCATTGGATAATGCAGTAAGAATTGAATCATTTGCTGGTTCGTCCAAAGAGACCAATCCTGTTTATAAAGATTACCAAGGCTTGTTCCACTTGACGAAACTGAGTACAGTCCATTCAATTACACCATTTGTGCCTCCGAGCCTTGACTTAGCATTCAAATTAAGAAGGAAAAAGTTTAACATTGAGAAACTGCATTTGCCGCCAG aATTGGAAGAAACCAGTGAAAGAGAACAGGATGACATCACTGCTAATCCTCAAATTGCATGTGGAGGATTTAAGAAAAAAGATATAGAgttttaa
- the LOC134741531 gene encoding eukaryotic translation initiation factor 3 subunit M, with amino-acid sequence MQGPAVFMEISLEDQAQELRKYFKSLGAEISEEKSPKGIEDDLHKIVGVCDVCFKEPNEADIEAILNSIVSIMVSIPLERGENLILAFSQRLTKAPGPKLGMVALQSLWRLYNNLEANSPLRYHVYYHVIELAARVGSVQEVFTGVEQLRKEFATCPPSNEQMQKLYRLLHSVLKDSNSELASKVMIELLGTYTDENASSARDDAIKCIVTALADPNTFLLDPLLALKPVRFLENDPIHDLLTIFVSEKLAKYQEFYNNHKEFVHSQGLNHEQNIKKMRILSFMQMAETNPVITFDEIISELQIEEKDVEAFIIQVLKTKLVRARMDQAARTVRVSSTMHRTFGPAQWQQLRAVLAAWRTNVHAAHDSMKSVATAQLELAQQHQKA; translated from the exons ATGCAGGGGCCCGCAGTGTTTATGGAAATATCATTGGAAGATCAG gCTCAAGAACTACGTAAATACTTCAAGAGCCTCGGTGCTGAGATCTCCGAAGAGAAGTCCCCTAAGGGCATAGAAGATGATTTACACAAAATTGTTGGAGTATGTGATGTTTGTTTCAAGGAACCCAATGAAGCTGATATTGAAGCTATTCTGAACAGTATTGTCTCTATTATGGTGTCG ATCCCATTGGAGAGGGGTGAAAACCTCATTCTGGCATTCAGTCAAAGACTCACAAAGGCACCAGGTCCAAAACTGGGGATGGTTGCTCTACAATC CCTCTGGCGTTTATACAACAACCTGGAAGCGAACTCCCCCCTACGCTACCATGTGTACTACCATGTGATCGAGCTTGCGGCGCGCGTGGGCTCGGTGCAGGAGGTGTTCACAGGCGTGGAGCAGCTTCGCAAGGAGTTTGCAACCTGCCCACCCTCCAATGAGCAGATGCAGAAGCTGTATCGGTTGCTGCACTCTGTGCTTAAGGACAGTAACAG tgaGCTGGCTTCAAAAGTGATGATTGAGCTGCTTGGCACGTACACGGATGAGAACGCGTCGTCGGCGCGCGACGACGCCATCAAGTGCATCGTGACGGCGCTGGCCGACCCCAACACCTTCCTGCTGGACCCGCTGCTCGCGCTCAAGCCCGTGCGCTTCCTCGAGAACGACCCCATCCACGACCTTCTCACCATCTTCGTCTCCGAGAAGCTCGCCAAATACCAGGAGTTTTACAACAACCATAAGGAATTTGTGCACTCACAGG GTCTGAACCATGAGCAAAACATCAAGAAGATGCGGATATTGTCCTTCATGCAGATGGCAGAGACCAACCCCGTGATAACGTTTGATGAGATCATCTCTGAGCTTCAGATTGAAGAGAAGGATGTCGAGGCTTTCATTATTCAGG TGTTGAAGACGAAGTTGGTGCGCGCGCGCATGGACCAGGCGGCGCGCACGGTGCGCGTGTCGTCCACCATGCACCGCACGTTCGGGCCGGCGCAGTGGCAGCAGCTGCGCGCCGTGCTGGCCGCCTGGCGCACCAACGTGCACGCCGCGCACGACTCCATGAAGAGCGTCGCCACCGCGCAGCTCGAGCTCGCGCAGCAGCACCAGAAGGCTTAG